The Rhizoctonia solani chromosome 4, complete sequence genome contains a region encoding:
- a CDS encoding mitochondrial carrier protein has protein sequence MAEVAKRAKSPKDFAIDFMMGGVSAAVAKTSAAPIERIKLLIQNQDEMIKQGRLATPYKGVLDCFRRTYADEGLVSLWRGNTANVIRYFPTQALNFAFKDYFKSLFGFKKQDGYWKWFGGNVASGGAAGASSLLFVYSLDYARTRLANDAKSAKKGGGERQFNGSSMSIARPLLLTVLPVSTVASCLPSSVSSCTVVSTSVSTTPSPVVLVGALQGSFFASFLLGWGVTIGAGLASYPLDTIRRRMMMTSGSAVHYKSMFDAGSQIIAKEGTKSLFKGAGANILRGVAGAGVLSLYDKLQQVMFGKVYSGGSG, from the exons ATGGCCGAAGTTGCTAAGCGGGCCAAGTCCCCCAAGGATTTTGCCA TCGACTTCATGATGGGTGGTGTTTCTGCT GCGGTCGCCAAGACCTCTGCTGCCCCCATCGAGCGTATCAAG CTCCTCATCCAAAACCAAGATGAGATGATCAAGCAGGGTCGTCTTGCCACCCCCTACAAGGGTGTCCTTGACTGCTTCCGTCGTACCTACGCAGACGAAGGCTTGGTTTCGCTCTGGCGTGGTAACACTGCCAACGTTATCCGTTACTTCCCCACCCAGGCCTTGAACTTTGCCTTCA AGGACTACTTCAAGAGCCTTTTCGGTTTCAAGAAGCAGGATGGCTACTGGAAGTGGTTCGGTGGAAACGTCGCCTCTGGTGGTGCTGCTGGTGCCTCCTCTCTCCTCTTCGTTTACTCCCTCGACTACGCTCGTACCCGTCTCGCCAATGACGCCAAGTCGGCCAAGAAGGGCGGAGGAGAGCGCCAGTTCAATGGCTCGTCGATGTCTATCGCAAGACCCTTGCTTCTGACGGTATTGCCGGTCTCTACCGTGGCTTCGTGCCTTCCGTCGTCGGTATCATCGTGTACCGTGGTCTCTACTTCGGTGTCTACGACTCCCTCA CCCGTCGTCCTTGTCGGTGCTCTCCAGGGCTCTTTCTTCGCCTCTTTCTTGTTGGGCTGGGGTGTTACCATTGGTGCTGGTCTCGCTTCGTACCCTCTCGATACCATCCG TCGTCGCATGATGATGACCTCCGGCTCTGCTGTTCACTACAAGTCGATGTTCGACGCTGGTTCTCAGATCATCGCCAAGGAGGGTACCAAGTCCCTCTTCAAGGGTGCTGGTGCCAACATTCTCCGTGGTGttgctggtgctggtgtGCTCTCCTTGTACGACAAGCTCCAGCAAGTCATGTTCGGCAAGGTCTACTCTGGTGGATCTGGCTAA
- a CDS encoding PITH domain-containing protein, with amino-acid sequence MSHKEESIQDFLSDAANNLFGVIDRDKVHGLNLSVPEDAKEVIKPWDEREDVEKYCETGVDDELILHIPFSRNVRVRSVLIKTARGDAQPRRLRVYANHPAGLDFAEAESTRPQQDMALLEGEGGVVEYPVKAATFANVISLTLLLTDTAGGEINRIYFIGFKGDARDVRKDVSEHLDIRAANAADAPIDRLTEKAAGSQNLIR; translated from the exons ATGTCTCATAAAGAGGAATCAATTCAAGATTTTCTATCGGACGCTGCTAATAATCTGTTTGGAGTAATTGATCGGGATAAAGTACACGGCTTAAACTTAAGTGTCCCGGAGGATGCTAAAGAAGTCATAAAACCTTGGGACGAACGTGAAGATGTCGAGAAATATTGTGAAACAGGTGTAGATGATGAG CTCATATTACATATCCCTTTCTCGCGCAACGTCAGAGTAAGAAGTGTTTTGATTAAAACCG CTCGGGGAGATGCACAACCTCGGAGATTACGCGTCTATGCGAACCACCCCGCTGGACTTGATTTTGCTGAAGCAGAGTCGACTAGGCCACAACAGGACATGGCTTTATTGGAAGGGGAGGGCGGAGTTGTCGAGTACCCAGTCAAGGCCGCAACATTCGCTAACGTTATATCATTAACCCTGCTCCTA ACCGACACTGCTGGGGGTGAAATCAATCGCATATACTTCATCGGATTTAAAGGAGACGCCAGAGATGTCAGGAAAGATGTCAGCGAGCACTTGGATATAAGAGCTGCAAACGCAGCAGATGCTCCTATTGATCGTCTGACCGAAAAAGCTGCAGGATCACAAAACTTGATCCGCTAA
- a CDS encoding alpha/beta hydrolase family protein has product MPAQLAPNFTFAYNVDRGILADVYLPSTPHVLGVPIVVYWHGGGKLLPPSTGHEILQDVIDLVAWVASSDGLNASLRQLDDKYIIDPKRIVVSGTSAGGYLAYLAAIHARLEHPLCGLLSMYGMGGDFLTSHYLQRKTEPFFRGRPLLDPAQFDALLSIAHPPPVTNGSVLEYGRNGIPSSPRMFITRVLLQEGTFLDYLTGEHGLSERLRVLDRPIINDVPQQHQGLFPEAGLNSSFPPTCLAHGTEDSAVLIGESRAMRDRLHNLNVSCKLFEVKGAEHSFDYQDGHEELLEQVFQVLSRWLEQRN; this is encoded by the exons ATGCCAGCACAATTAGCTCCTAATTTTACCTTCGCATACAATGTGGACAGGGGCATTCTCGCGGATGTCTATTTGCCCTCTACCCCACACGTATTAGGGGTTCCTAT TGTCGTGTACTGGCATGGCGGAGGAAA ATTGCTCCCTCCTAGCACCGGGCATGAGATTCTGCAGGATGTAATTGACCTTGTAGCATGGGTCGCTTCCTCAGACGGCTTGAACGCTTCACTTCGTCAGCTAGATGATAAGTACATCATCGATCCAAAGCGCATAGTTGTATCCGGGACTTCGGCAGGAGGCTATCTGGCATATCTCGCCGCCATTCATGCGCGACTGGAGCACCCCTTGTGCGGTTTACTCTCGATGTATGGGATGGGAGGTGATTTCTTG ACGTCACACTATCTCCAACGCAAGACCGAACCTTTCTTTCGTGGAAGGCCGCTGCTTGACCCTGCTCAATTTGACGCTTTACTCAGTATTGCGCATCCGCCTCCAGTAACCAACGGAAGCGTGCTGGAATACGGACGAAACGGCATCCCAAGTTCACCACGTATGTTTATTACCAGAGTGTTGCTCCAAGAGGGAACATTTCTCGATTATCTGACTGGAGAGCATGGACTTTCGGAACGCCTTCGAGTACTTGACCGACCGATAATCAACGATGTGCCCCAACAACACCAGGGTTTATTTCCGGAGGCTGGCCTGAACTCAAGTTTCCCCCCAACCTGTCTCGCTCATGGGACAGAGGATTCAGCGGTTCTGATCGGCGAAAGCAGAGCAATGAGGGATCGTCTTCATAACCTCAACGTATCATGCAAACTGTTTGAAGTCAAAGGGGCAGAACATTCATTCGATTACCAAGATGGACACGAAGAGCTGCTCGAACAGGTGTTCCAGGTGTTATCGAGATGGTTGGAGCAAAGAAATTAA
- a CDS encoding E3 SUMO-protein ligase pli1, whose translation MAATGPEWSDFQELRESVRHLTVERLKTIFSHLDEELGRKLSKQGNKGALIDRLQKFLDEIRNQRLEESYSVTKNIIRSVRNYGHYQPTNGYRPAAPTGTYPSSHTTYHPYPGLSSSNLPARPTYNPYSSHGASTSAPATNGTNGATNGTQANSRQIRFKPSPFYRIDQPLNPLVLCQENKDGSERRSQHFTFTLTQDQSEKLQTNKYQVRLYCTSSTHYAPNSFTNSPVPIEFPPTCEIRVNNKNINASVRGLKKKPGTAPPPNLTPFMSTTKGTLSKVELIYVNNVTPFTPKKFYMLAQLVETTTVQEIVAKLKAGKQRSKNDVLESMRKAAQIDADIEAGPQKMSLKCPASYIRINTPCRSSTCVHPQCFDAENWFSMMEQTTTWACPVCDRTLNTEELIIDMQVTLKYFDDILKCTPDIVEDVIVEANGEWHTEDDKFGSPAWVSTVASRPRPVEKEKKVKAEPDTRAFMDSSAEVVKPKTEEYLVVDSDDDDDDMPLPKAPSRSIPPPRATSSRPQPQVQAAVIDLTLSSDDEGDDLPPPPASTASSPAQSAPPAQISENTGGSFKRKERSPASQPQDVSWKRHRVEHPANGFTGASNDERRSQAQEAPNVNRPAPTSNQNGYAPYSHSSPPAPVRTSEYSPPYGYNQQLRPIPHPYGHSYNGGYVNGNNRYTGYAQSAPYSGEPSHLPFTANGRPPTLPRPTGPGAQNSNNNRGNDMWF comes from the exons ATGGCAGCTACAGGCCCGGAATGGAGTGACTTCCAG GAACTCCGTGAATCGGTACGACATCTCACAGTCGAGCGGCTAAAGACAATATTCTCGCACCTGGACGAGGAGTTGGGGCGCAAGTTGAGCAAACAGGGAAACAAGGGCGCGTTGATCGATAGACTCCAGAAATTTCTAGATGAAATACGCAACCAACGCTTGGAAGAATCGTACTCGGTTACGAAGAACATCATACGTTCTGTGCGGAACTATGGACA TTATCAACCCACCAATGGATATCGACCGGCTGCACCTACTGGAACATATCCCTCAAGTCATACGACATATCACCCGTACCCCGGTCTCTCTTCCAGCAATCTTCCAGCACGTCCAACTTACAACCCCTATTCGAGCCACGGCGCCAGTACTAGCGCGCCTGCCACTAATGGGACCAATGGGGCCACCAATGGAACTCAAGCCAATTCACGTC AGATTCGGTTCAAGCCCTCTCCGTTCTATAGAATAGACCAGCCCCTCAACCCCCTGGTCCTCTGTCAGG AAAACAAGGACGGATCCGAGAGGCGTTCTCAGCACTTTACTTTTACTCTCACCCAAGATCAGTCGGAGAAGTTGCAAAC GAACAAATACCAAGTGCGCTTATACTGTACTTCTTCGACCCATTATGCTCCCAACTCCTTTACCAACTCACCCGTCCCCATTGAATTCCCTCCCACATGCGAAATCCGAGTTAATAACAAAAACATCAATGCGAGTGTTAGGGGGCTAAAGAAAAAGCCTGGTACAGCCCCCCCTCCCAATTTAACGCCATTCATGTCCACGACGAAGGGCACGTTGTCCAAAGTGGAGCTTATCTACGTGAACAACGTGACGCCGTTTACTCCAAAG AAATTTTATATGTTGGCACAATTGGTCGAGACAACTACAGTCCAAGAGATCGTTGCTAAACTAAAGGCGGGAAAACAACGTTCAAAGAATGACGTTTTGGAATCAA TGAGAAAGGCAGCACAAATTGACGCGGATATTGAAGCTGGCCCTCAAAAGATGTCTCTAAAATGTCCA GCTAGTTATATCCGTATCAACACACCATGCAGGTCTTCGACATGCGTGCATCCGCAGTGTTTTGACGCCGAGAACTGGTTCTCAATGATGGAACAGACAACTACCTGGGCGTGTCCTGTATGCGACAGAACTCTGAATACAGAGGAACTTATCATCGATATGCAAGTTACATTAAA GTATTTCGATGATATCCTCAAGTGTACTCCGGACATAGTCGAGGATGTCATTGTTGAAGCTAACGGAGAATGGCATACCGAGGACGATAAATTTGGCTCGCCGGCATGGGTGTCAACGGTTGCCTCAAGACCGCGTCCCGTTGAAAAGGAGAAGAAGGTTAAGGCTGAACCAGACACTAGGGCATTCATGGATTCTAGTGCCGAGGTAGTTAAACCCAAGACTGAGGAGTACCTGGTTGTAGACTcggacgatgacgacgacgataTGCCACTTCCGAAGGCTCCGTCCAGAAGTATCCCCCCGCCGagggccacttcatcccgaCCGCAACCCCAAGTCCAGGCTGCAGTAATTGATTTGACACTAAGCTCTGACGACGAGGGCGATGACCTTCCACCCCCTCCAGCTTCCACTGCCTCCTCCCCCGCTCAGTCAGCGCCGCCCGCtcaaatatcagaaaatacAGGCGGGTCTTTCAAACGCAAAGAAAGATCTCCAGCATCCCAGCCTCAAGATGTATCTTGGAAGCGCCATCGAGTCGAACACCCTGCAAATGGATTTACAGGCGCTTCAAACGATGAGCGCCGATCTCAGGCGCAAGAGGCACCCAATGTCAACCGTCCAGCTCCTACTTCTAATCAAAATGGGTATGCGCCATATTCTCATAGCTCACCCCCAGCGCCCGTAAGGACGTCCGAGTACAGTCCACCCTACGGGTACAACCAGCAGCTCCGACCCATCCCTCACCCATACGGACATAGTTACAATGGCGGCTACGTGAATGGAAATAATAGGTACACTGGCTATGCCCAGTCTGCCCCGTATTCCGGCGAACCATCACATCTACCGTTCACAGCCAATGGTCGTCCCCCCACACTCCCACGTCCTACCGGCCCGGGTGCCCAAAACAGCAATAATAACCGGGGTAATGACATGTGGTTTTAA
- a CDS encoding ribosomal protein S5, C-terminal domain: MSRSIYRLNLALPRLTKAPPKHNTIFPSLNYVESFPDLSKTDIILDEGRTRTFTDGKLVPGKKLTISLFNTPPLIAPSPPPPAEPSRLSKSPFFEDLNRLHRFPLITKRVVQQTGKGKQPSFYSLVVLGTGGEWSDMSMDLVDRFENRTLWGQLEGKFGATHIIMRARPSGHGLACNPYIHQVCKAAGIADVSAKVHGSRNVPTLPGMQIVKATIRMLHGGHAPTGMGDGVGGKGKREEAGVGMRGRDAIERERGRLLYEGSSYL, from the exons ATGTCGAGGAGTATCTATAGGTTGAATTTGGCACTCC CTCGACTCACCAAAGCACCCCCAAAGCACAATACGATCTTCCCCTCCCTCAACTATGTCGAATCATTTCCGGACCTCTCAAAAACTGATATAATACTGGACGAAGGTCGTACACGTACTTTTACCGATGGGAAACTAGTGCCAGGAAAGAAACTCACTATCTCACTCTTCAATACCCCACCTCTGATCGCCCCCTCGCCCCCACCACCGGCCGAGCCATCTCGTCTATCGAAGAGTCCATTCTTTGAAGATCTGAATCGCCTACACCGTTTTCCTTTGATCACTAAGCGTGTGGTCCAACAGACGGGAAAGGGGAAACAACCGAGTTTCTATTCGCTTGTTGTGTTGGGAACGGGCGGGGAATGGTCGGATATG AGCATGGACTTAGTCGACAGATTTGAGAACAGAACACTATGGGGGCAATTGGAGGGAAAGTTCGGAGCTACTCATATTATCATGCGCGCTCGGCCCAGTGGACATGGTCTAGCATGCAACCCATACATCCATCAA GTTTGCAAGGCTGCTGGAATCGCCGATGTCTCAGCCAAGGTTCATGGTTCCAGAAACG TCCCAACGCTACCAGGTATGCAAATTGTCAAAGCGACAATCCGGATGTTGCACGGGGGACACGCGCCTACGGGTATGGGTGACGGTGTCGGCGGCAAAGGTAAGCGTGAAGAAGCGGGAGTCGGGATGAGAGGGCGTGATGCAATTGAGCGGGAAAGAGGTCGCTTGCTGTACGAGGGTAGTTCTTATCTCTAA
- a CDS encoding GEF1 protein: MDLPPPPPSKHLDVGYPSSSSSSHPPPSPGGRSEGKAKKVNPLVDLIETEKDYIEQLSSIIRKVAAAWSRSNFPPKELDSLFRGIEAVYKANKALNTKLKEIGPNPSDPKALGDLLMRWIDDLEPPYTRFINAYAAGFDTWRPVQQNPNLGRILGELSNTLTPENPQEWTLDKLFALPLQRLKYYKKLYSRLLKTTSPGRSDHRLLVNANETLDRLMATCEERRSKLIGDPVDHDLPREASDSSPPAPSYPTRNASLGHDMANAHPNQPMSHLGSSEFQLPPLSIGSGNQSGPTRTFSGDAPTINSDTATIVGPKDPNDVAPPPARVQSPEIAISNAFRRPVDGERWSKRVKASPRSLVVGRMSRDTTFSSMGPGSTDTPLMPAQGLERRLCTDRVMDIFSMTPRACKLQMNPPNLPFTRMIKFSVEAMIFFTPRVTGMEVTHQRGHLFLTTDLLLICEKMTPEERAGFGQDGPDMWLCYPPLAGKHLQIVESSGGQENVFQLTIMKKETLTIHTESRYIRDQVVRDIRECAEKAVNLAPTVRTNVSPTSPGGLPRSPAPGDRSPNGFSQQPSPQFSPAPPQQRVQDNIVNSPGPYLPTIRSPPPGAMSAPPSRAPSVHQDRSGSPMSLPPGPGGPPGGHWQPPTRGASIPSQGGPGGPGPRGPPGPQNFQPGPGMLPPLRTQLSSKSLNSEFSARDRDGPLPPIPRMPNADPRPGGSAPSSMYSEFAPPRPLFGTPGPLLSPSQNNFPRSANSAPGSTFGSEYDISPPDSPVDEEPQQTGPVSQTVTCETRCKVYAQQEHQKWKSLGSARLKLYQAMPTNVKQLVVQADSKSKNMLISTIVLTDGVERVGKMGIAIELSDNGSRTGVVYMIQLKNESSANSLFDALLAGSDLHWRHRPIGAADKTGQPLKEGVKDIEQRAAYFGGEKNASDVLTPEVNPDEAIAGAQKAAESVELGRH, from the exons ATGGATCTGcctccgcctcctccttCCAAGCACCTTGATGTTGGCTAT CCCagctcctcctcctcatccCACCCGCCCCCATCGCCTGGTGGTCGGTCTGAAGGGAAAGCCAAAAAAGTGAATCCTCTCGTAGACTTAATAGAAACGGAAAAGGATTATATAGAACAACTTTCTTCTATCATCCGG AAAGTCGCTGCGGCGTGGTCACGCTCCAATTTTCCTCCAAAGGAACTCGATAGTTTGTTTCGAGGTATCGAGGCGGTATACAAAGCAAACAAAGCGCTGAACACG AAACTGAAAGAGATTGGACCCAACCCAAGTGACCCAAAAGCCCTTGGAGATCTTCTCATGCGATGG ATTGATGACTTGGAGCCCCCATACACGCGGTTCATCAACGCGTACGCAGCTGGCTTTGACACTTGGAGACCTGTTCAACAGAACCCCAACCTGGGTCGTATCTTAGGCGAATTGTCCAACACACTTACCCCCGAAAACCCTCAGGAATGGACACTAGACAAGCTCTTCGCTCTCCCTCTCCAACGATTAAAGTACTACAAAAAACTGTACTCTCGGTTGCTCAAGACGACATCGCCTGGGCGTTCGGACCACCGCCTGCTTGTCAACGCAAACGAGACATTGGATAGACTCATGGCGACGTGCGAGGAGCGCCGCAGCAAGCTCATTGGCGACCCGGTCGACCATGATTTGCCTCGCGAGGCTTCTGACTCGTCGCCACCCGCACCTTCGTATCCTACACGCAATGCGTCTCTGGGACACGACATGGCGAACGCCCATCCCAACCAGCCCATGTCTCACTTGGGCTCGTCAGAGTTTCAGCTTCCGCCTCTGTCTATTGGCTCAGGTAATCAATCTGGGCCAACCCGAACCTTCAGTGGAGATGCGCCAACAATAAACTCTGACACCGCAACTATCGTGGGACCAAAAGATCCAAATGACGTTGCCCCCCCTCCGGCGCGTGTCCAAAGCCCGGAGATTGCAATTTCCAACGCGTTCAGGCGGCCAGTAGATGGCGAGCGG TGGAGCAAGCGTGTCAAGGCAAGCCCACGTAGTCTGGTAGT CGGACGAATGTCCAGGGACACTACATTTTCGTCCATGGGTCCAGGATCCACAGACACACCCTTGATGCCCGCACAGGGGCTTGAGCGAAGGCTATGCACCGACCGAGTTATGGATATTTTCTCAATGACGCCTCGG GCTTGTAAGCTTCAGATGAACCCACCCAACTTGCCTTTTACACGTATGATCAAGTTTTCCGTCGAAGCAATGATCTTCTTTACACCTCGTGTGACTGGGATGGAGGTCACGCATCAAAGAGGGCATCTATTCTTGACTACCGACCTATTGTTGATATGCGAGAAGATGACTCCTGAAGAACGCGCAGGTTTCGGCCAAGATGGTCCAGATATGTGGTTGTGTTACCCGCCGTTGGCTGGAAAACACTTGCAGATTGTCGAAAGCAGTGGCGGTCAAG AAAACGTGTTCCAACTCACTATCATGAAGAAAGAAACGTTGACCATTCATACCGAGTCCCGATACATACGCGATCAGGTGGTAAGGGATATCCGGGAGTGTGCAGAGAAAGCCGTGAATC TCGCTCCCACAGTCCGGACAAACGTCTCACCAACCTCTCCTGGTGGCCTCCCCAGATCACCAGCTCCGGGAGATAGGAGCCCTAACGGATTCTCCCAGCAGCCATCACCGCAATTTAGTCCGGCCCCTCCTCAGCAAAGAGTTCAGGACAATATTGTCAACAGTCCAGGACCTTACCTTCCGACCATCCGAAGCCCTCCTCCAGGGGCAATGTCTGCGCCCCCCTCCCGCGCCCCTTCCGTCCATCAGGATCGTTCAGGCTCACCAATGAGTCTTCCTCCTGGACCTGGGGGGCCACCCGGAGGACACTGGCAGCCGCCCACCCGTGGTGCTAGTATTCCAAGTCAAGGAGGTCCCGGTGGTCCTGGTCCAAGAGGGCCACCTGGGCCGCAAAATTTCCAGCCTGGACCAGGCATGCTCCCCCCTTTGCGTACGCAACTTTCTTCAAAATCATTGAACTCGGAGTTCTCAGCTCGCGATCGTGATGGTCCCCTCCCACCCATCCCGCGGATGCCTAACGCGGACCCACGACCGGGAGGATCAGCACCTTCGAGTATGTACTCTGAGTTTGCCCCTCCGCGCCCTTTATTTGGTACACCTGGCCCTCTCTTGTCCCCCAGTCAGAACAATTTCCCTCGAAGCGCGAATTCCGCTCCTGGGTCGACTTTCGGATCCGAGTACGACATAAGCCCACCAGACTCTCCTGTCGATGAAGAACCACAACAGACGGGGCCTGTTAGTCAAACTGTGACATGTGAAACACGTTGTAAAGTGTATGCGCAACAGGAGCACCAGAAATGGAAGTCACTGGGTTCAGCAAGGTTGAAGTTGTACCAAGCGATGCCGACGAACGTGAAACAACTCGTGGTCCAGGCCGACTCGAAGAGCAAGAATATGTTGATCTCTACGATTGTCCTTACCGATGGAGTCGAGCGTGTTGGGAAGATGGGAATCGCTATCGAGCTTAGTGACAACGGGAGCAGAACAGGCGTAGTCTATATGATTCAGCTAAAGAATGAATCATCGGCAAACAGCTTGTTTGATGCATTGCTGGCGGGATCCGACC TCCACTGGCGACACCGCCCTATTGGCGCCGCTGACAAGACTGGCCAACCCTTGAAAGAGGGTGTCAAGGATATTGAACAACGCGCAG CGTACTTTGGCGGAGAGAAGAACGCTAGCGACGTCCTAACGCCGGAGGTAAATCCCGAT GAGGCTATTGCTGGAGCTCAAAAGGCAGCAGAATCCGTCGAGCTCGGACGACACTAA
- a CDS encoding sugar phosphate/phosphate translocator — protein MSSDKDAGATVPVMEKIDQVVHPLVPESDKPAEVITTKSKPKLSATTIIPIWIVLSSSVIMYNNYLYNTLNFKYPVFLVTFHLFFAAIGTRVLQRTTNLLDGAKDVSMSRDVFLRAILPIGLLFSGSLIMSNKAYLYLSVSYIQMLKAFTPVAILLISFAFRIQEPNRRLVAIVCMISGGVSLASYGELKFDMFGFSIQALAVVFEASRLVMIQLLLHGMKMDPLVSLHYYAPVCAAINLLILPFTEGLEPFYHLAELGPLILFSNAAVAFLLNVAAVFLIGVGSGLVLTLAGVFKDILLISGSVLLFGNEITPLQVFGYSIALGGLVAFKTTGGK, from the exons ATGTCTTCTGATAAGGACGCCGGTGCCACTGTGCCAGTGATGGAGAAAATCGATCAAGTCGTGCACCCTCTCGTCCCCGAGAGCGATAAACCTGCCGAAGTCATCACAACCAAGTCCAAGCCCAAG CTCTCTGCCACTACAATTATTCCGATATGGATCGTCCTGAGTTCCTCGGTGATTATGTACAACAACTACTTGTATAATACTCTCAACTTCAAGTATCCCGTGTTTTTGGTCACCTTTCATCTATTTTTTGCG GCGATCGGCACACGTGTGTTGCAGCGCACAACGAACCTTCTGGACGGCGCCAAGGACGTCAGCATGTCCCGTGATGTTTTTCTCCGTGCCATCCTACCCATCGGACTGTTGTTTAGCGGTAGTTTGATTATGAGCAATAAAGCCTACCTCTACCTTAGCGTCTCATATATTCAAATGCTTAAG GCGTTCACCCCTGTAGCCATTCTTCTGATTTCGTTCGCCTTCCGCATCCAAGAGCCCAATCGCCGCTTGGTTGCAATCGTCTGCATGATTTCTGGAGGTGTCTCGCTTGCAAGCTACGGAGAACTCAAATTCGATATGTTCGGCTTTAGCATCCAAGCGCTTGCCGTTGTG TTTGAGGCTTCTCGCTTGGTAATGATCCAGCTGCTGCTTCATGGAATGAAAATGGACCCGCTCGTTTCGTTGCATTATTATGCTCCG GTCTGCGCAGCTATCAATTTACTCATTCTTCCCTTTACCGAAGGATTGGAACCTTTCTACCACCTTGCGGAGCTTGGCCCCCTTATTCTTTTCTCCAATGCTGCTGTCGCTTTCCTGCTCAATGTGGCCGCCGTTTTCTTGATTGGTGTAGGAAGTGGTCTCGTACTCACCCTTGCTGGTGTCTTTAAG GATATCCTTCTGATTTCGGGCTCGGTACTACTATTCGGTAATGAAATTACACCATTGCAGGTTTTCG GCTACTCTATTGCCCTTGGAGGTTTGGTTGCCTTCAAGACTACGGGCGGAAAGTAA
- a CDS encoding nuclear migration protein nudC, whose product MPTIEEVTEDVPETKSETKEKTYDEMTPAEREVEDAKLKAREAAEQAMETRARDLDITVPLPKGTRARDLAVKIQKKKLAAGLKGKEPILEGELCQEIKLEESTWTVEDAEFLCIHLEKVNKWQWWENVLTHHPKIDTRKITPNNSKLSDLDGETRGMVEKMMYDNQQKQMGKPTSDEQKKMEALNRFKAAHPEMDFSNAKIS is encoded by the exons ATGCCTACAATCGAGGAAGTTACCGAGGACGTTCCAGAGACCAAGTCTGAAACCAAAGAGAAAACCTACGATGAGATGACTCCTGCGGAGCGAGAGGTTGAGGATGCAAAACTCAAGGCTAGGGAGGCAGCAGAGCAAGCCA TGGAAACAAGAGCTAGAGATTTAGATATCACCGTACCACTCCCCAAAGGCACTCGTGCTAGGGATCTTGCCGTCAAAATTCAGAAAAAGAAACTCGCTGCTGGGCTGAAGGGCAAAGAGCCTATTCTCGAGGGTGAGCTATGTCAAGAGATCAAACTTGAAGAGAGTACTTGGACTGTTG AGGATGCGGAATTTCTTTGTATCCACCTTGAGAAAGTCAACAAATGGCAATGGTGGGAGAACGTCCTCACCCACCATCCCAAGATCGACACACGCAAGATTACTCCCAACAATAGCAAATTGAGTGACCTGGATGGCGAAACTCG CGGTATGGTCGAAAAGATGATG tACGATAACCAACAGAAG CAAATGGGCAAACCAACATCGGACGAACAAAAGAAGATGGAG GCTTTGAATAGGTTCAAGGCCGCGCATCCAGAAATGGACTTTTCCAATGCCAAGATCTCGTAA
- a CDS encoding mitochondrial import inner membrane translocase subunit TIM17, which translates to MASTMSFEPEKKQTRQSIEPSAYEPKSSVQNAAFVGLQSAGVGTLVSAVQNALDQHNRGAAGILTRTGGTIGFFTAMGATFAFTEAAVANQRQTDDSLNGAAGGCAAGMLAGLRARSIPMAFASCAVIGTLVASFDAAGRSLTGGVQDTAGIDTRAERRSRFFKKPPPLDAVTE; encoded by the exons ATGGCGTCGACTATGTCATTCGAGCCTGAAAAAAAGCAGACTAGGCAGAGTATCGAGCCATCCGCCTACGAGCCTAAATCATCTGTTCAAAATGCGGCGTTTGTGGGGTTGCAATCAGCCGGTGTCGGGACGCTTGTTAGTGCTGTTCAAAATGCGCTCGACCAACACAATCGAGGCGCTGCTGGTATCCTTACACGTACCGGAGGAACAATTGGATTCTTTA CTGCGATGGGAGCGACATTTGCGTTCACAGAAGCTGCGGTAGCTAATCAACGCCAGACTGACGACTCGCTGAATGGGGCTGCTGGTGGATGTGCTGCCGGGATGTTGGCCGGTCTCCGAG CTCGTTCCATCCCGATGGCCTTTGCGTCTTGTGCAGTCATCGGAACACTGGTCGCATCGTTCGATGCCGCTGGCCGGTCCTTGACCGGAGGCGTTCAGGATACGGCAGGAATAGATACCAGGGCAGAAAGGCGCAGTCGATTCTTCAAGAAGCCTCCCCCTCTAGACGCTGTGACAGAGTAA